In Alkalihalobacterium alkalinitrilicum, a genomic segment contains:
- the ispE gene encoding 4-(cytidine 5'-diphospho)-2-C-methyl-D-erythritol kinase, protein MKISVKAPAKINLTLDVLRKREDGYHEVEMIMTTVDLADRIDLIHLEEDQIIVDVSEGYVPNDERNLAYQAAKILKERYNIQKGVSIYITKNIPVAAGLAGGSSDAAATLRGLNELWQLNLSLDELAELGKEIGSDVAFCVYGGTALATGRGEIVKRISSPPPFWVVLAKPPIGVSTAEVYGKLKVDQIIHPDTKAMLKAIDEKDFTGICSQLHNVLEDVTFKAYPEVKHIKAQMQRFGADGVLMSGSGPTVFGLVQKESRLNRIYNGLRGFCSNVYAVRLISQQHS, encoded by the coding sequence ATAAAAATATCGGTGAAAGCACCTGCTAAAATCAATTTAACATTAGACGTACTTAGGAAAAGAGAAGATGGTTATCACGAAGTAGAAATGATAATGACAACTGTTGACTTAGCAGATCGGATTGACCTTATTCATTTAGAGGAAGATCAGATTATTGTGGATGTTTCGGAGGGATATGTTCCGAATGATGAACGTAACCTTGCGTACCAAGCAGCGAAGATTCTGAAAGAACGTTATAACATTCAAAAAGGTGTTTCTATATACATTACCAAAAATATACCTGTCGCAGCTGGACTTGCAGGTGGTAGTAGCGACGCGGCAGCAACGTTAAGAGGACTTAATGAGTTGTGGCAACTGAATCTTTCTTTAGATGAATTAGCTGAATTGGGGAAGGAAATAGGATCAGATGTTGCTTTTTGTGTTTATGGTGGAACAGCACTAGCGACTGGCAGAGGCGAAATTGTAAAAAGAATTTCTTCGCCACCACCTTTCTGGGTTGTATTAGCGAAACCACCTATAGGTGTTTCGACAGCAGAAGTATACGGGAAACTTAAAGTTGATCAAATAATCCATCCAGATACAAAGGCGATGTTAAAGGCGATTGATGAAAAAGATTTTACGGGAATATGTTCACAATTACATAATGTCTTAGAAGATGTCACATTTAAGGCGTATCCTGAAGTCAAACATATAAAAGCACAAATGCAAAGGTTTGGAGCTGATGGAGTTTTAATGAGTGGAAGTGGACCAACTGTTTTTGGACTCGTACAAAAAGAATCGCGTTTAAACCGAATATACAATGGTTTAAGAGGATTTTGTAGCAATGTTTATGCTGTTCGTTTAATTAGCCAACAACACTCTTGA
- a CDS encoding TatD family hydrolase, translated as MLFDTHVHLNAEQFEEDRAEVIKRAQEEGVEYMVVVGFDEKTIRGALEIAEENKKIYAAVGWHPVDAIEMTDQHLHWLEELASHPKVVALGEMGLDYHWDKSPKDIQKDVFRKQIRLAKKVNLPIIIHNREASQDIVDILKEEEAGKVGGIMHCFSGSVEIAKACLEMNFHISFGGPVTFKNAKKPKEVAVEVPLDRLLIETDCPYLSPHPYRGKRNEPAYVSLVAQQIADLKGMSLEQLAKQTTENAKKLFNIL; from the coding sequence TTGTTATTTGATACGCATGTTCACCTTAACGCCGAACAATTTGAAGAAGATCGAGCTGAAGTCATTAAAAGAGCTCAAGAAGAAGGCGTTGAATACATGGTTGTTGTTGGATTTGATGAAAAGACAATTCGAGGCGCTTTAGAAATTGCTGAAGAAAATAAAAAGATATATGCAGCAGTCGGCTGGCATCCTGTAGACGCTATAGAAATGACAGATCAACATTTACACTGGCTCGAAGAATTAGCATCTCATCCCAAAGTGGTTGCTCTAGGCGAAATGGGGCTAGACTATCATTGGGATAAGTCACCAAAAGATATTCAGAAAGACGTATTTCGAAAACAAATTCGTTTAGCTAAAAAAGTCAATTTGCCAATAATTATTCATAATCGTGAAGCAAGCCAAGATATTGTTGATATTTTAAAAGAAGAAGAGGCAGGAAAAGTCGGTGGAATTATGCACTGTTTTAGTGGAAGTGTAGAAATCGCAAAAGCATGTTTAGAAATGAATTTCCACATATCTTTTGGTGGTCCAGTAACTTTTAAAAATGCAAAAAAGCCAAAAGAAGTAGCGGTAGAAGTACCTTTAGATCGTTTGTTAATCGAAACCGATTGTCCGTATTTATCACCACACCCATATCGGGGGAAAAGAAATGAACCTGCATATGTATCACTTGTTGCACAACAGATTGCAGATTTAAAAGGGATGTCGCTTGAGCAATTGGCTAAACAAACGACAGAGAATGCTAAAAAATTATTTAACATTTTGTGA
- a CDS encoding small, acid-soluble spore protein, alpha/beta type, with protein MSRRRGVMSERFKEELAKELGFYDVVQNEGWGGIRARDAGNMVKRAIEIAEQQLAAKQQD; from the coding sequence ATGAGCAGAAGACGAGGGGTAATGTCCGAACGCTTTAAAGAAGAGCTAGCGAAGGAACTTGGCTTCTACGATGTCGTCCAAAATGAAGGGTGGGGCGGCATTCGTGCTCGAGATGCAGGTAATATGGTAAAGAGAGCTATTGAAATTGCTGAACAACAATTAGCAGCTAAACAGCAGGATTAG
- the veg gene encoding biofilm formation stimulator Veg — protein MAKTLLDIKRELDENVGKRIAIKANGGRRKTIERTGFLEETYPSVFIIKLDEQQNAFERVSYSYADILTETVELTVFEEEEKGQSVQV, from the coding sequence ATGGCGAAAACGTTGCTGGATATTAAACGTGAACTGGATGAAAATGTTGGAAAACGGATTGCGATTAAGGCAAATGGTGGTAGACGAAAAACCATTGAACGGACAGGCTTTTTAGAGGAAACATATCCATCTGTTTTTATTATTAAACTCGATGAGCAACAAAATGCATTTGAACGAGTATCTTATAGTTATGCAGATATCTTAACAGAGACAGTAGAACTTACGGTTTTTGAAGAAGAAGAAAAAGGCCAATCTGTACAAGTATAG
- a CDS encoding ubiquitin-like domain-containing protein has product MEPSRISSLFSNLSFGKKLTISILSFVLIIGAMSFVIYETTKANLTVIADEEEIMIRTHAKTVAEVMEELGFEIGDYDKLEPAIDEKVIGNMSISWKKAKEVHIVINGDERQLWTTAESVEGLVSELQLTVKEHDKIIPSLNTEIQPEMNVTYESAFMVRVKSDGEEHEVWTTSTTVADFLERESITLGELDRVEPALEEELNSEEDIKVVRVEKVTDVVEEAVAFATVTRNDSSLQKGNEKVVETGQNGLVEKHYEVILEDGKEVSRELVKTETTRDSKDRVVAVGTRQPTPTVSRGSSPSTSQTSTSSGSGRTMTVTATAYTANCSGCSGITATGINLNNNRNMKVIAVDPNVIPLGSRVHVEGYGEAIAGDTGGAIRGNKIDVHVPTKSEAYRWGSRQVKITILK; this is encoded by the coding sequence ATGGAACCCAGTAGGATAAGCTCACTTTTTTCCAATCTAAGTTTTGGGAAAAAGCTGACGATCTCTATACTAAGTTTTGTCCTTATAATCGGTGCAATGAGCTTTGTAATCTATGAAACAACGAAAGCGAATTTAACTGTAATAGCAGATGAAGAAGAGATTATGATTCGAACTCATGCAAAAACAGTTGCCGAAGTTATGGAAGAACTTGGGTTTGAAATTGGAGATTATGATAAGTTAGAGCCAGCAATTGATGAAAAAGTTATAGGAAATATGTCTATAAGTTGGAAAAAGGCAAAAGAGGTTCATATCGTCATAAATGGAGACGAAAGACAATTATGGACAACTGCTGAAAGTGTAGAAGGTTTAGTATCAGAATTACAACTTACCGTTAAAGAACATGATAAAATCATTCCTAGCTTAAACACAGAAATCCAACCTGAGATGAATGTTACGTATGAATCTGCTTTTATGGTAAGAGTCAAAAGTGACGGGGAAGAACATGAGGTATGGACAACTTCGACTACTGTCGCTGACTTTTTAGAAAGAGAATCGATCACCCTAGGTGAGTTGGATCGTGTTGAACCAGCTCTAGAGGAAGAACTGAATAGTGAAGAAGATATCAAGGTAGTTAGAGTAGAAAAAGTCACCGATGTAGTGGAAGAAGCAGTTGCATTTGCAACGGTAACGAGAAATGACAGTTCGTTGCAAAAAGGAAATGAGAAAGTAGTGGAAACAGGACAAAATGGTCTTGTTGAAAAACATTACGAAGTCATTTTAGAAGATGGCAAGGAAGTTTCAAGAGAATTAGTTAAGACAGAAACGACAAGAGATAGTAAGGACCGAGTGGTCGCAGTTGGTACACGCCAACCCACCCCAACCGTTTCTCGTGGAAGTAGTCCTTCTACTAGTCAAACTTCAACTTCGAGTGGTAGTGGAAGAACTATGACGGTAACAGCAACAGCATATACAGCGAATTGTAGTGGTTGTAGTGGAATTACAGCAACGGGAATTAACTTGAATAATAACCGTAATATGAAAGTGATTGCTGTTGACCCTAATGTGATTCCGTTAGGTTCTAGAGTACATGTTGAAGGTTATGGTGAAGCGATAGCAGGTGATACAGGTGGCGCTATACGTGGTAATAAAATAGATGTCCATGTCCCGACGAAGTCAGAAGCTTATCGTTGGGGTTCTAGACAAGTAAAAATAACCATATTAAAGTAA
- the rsmA gene encoding 16S rRNA (adenine(1518)-N(6)/adenine(1519)-N(6))-dimethyltransferase RsmA encodes MNKDIATPIRTRAILEKYKFSFKKSLGQNFLIDLNILGRIVDAAGIDNTIGAIEIGPGIGALTEQLAKNADKVVAFEIDQRLLPVLADTLSPYENVKVIHSDVLKADVKQVIEEEFKEEQEIMVVANLPYYVTTPILMKLLEEQLPIKRIVVMIQKEVAERIAARPGSKEYGSLSIAAQYYAQAETVFTVPKTVFVPQPNVDSAVLRLTIRDNPPVDVLDEPFFFEIIRASFAQRRKTIFNNLTHHFGKDHKEKMEFALKAADVDPKRRGETLSIEEYAKLSNEIIEILKG; translated from the coding sequence ATGAATAAAGATATTGCAACGCCAATTCGTACGAGAGCAATTTTAGAGAAATATAAATTTTCATTTAAGAAAAGTTTAGGACAAAACTTTCTTATCGATTTAAATATTCTAGGGCGCATCGTTGATGCAGCAGGAATAGATAATACGATAGGAGCAATCGAAATTGGTCCAGGAATCGGGGCTTTAACAGAACAGTTAGCGAAGAATGCTGACAAAGTTGTCGCCTTTGAAATTGACCAACGGTTACTCCCTGTTCTTGCCGACACGTTATCTCCATATGAAAACGTAAAAGTCATTCATTCGGATGTACTAAAAGCAGATGTAAAGCAGGTTATTGAAGAGGAGTTTAAAGAGGAGCAAGAAATTATGGTCGTGGCCAATCTCCCTTATTACGTAACAACTCCGATCTTAATGAAATTGTTAGAGGAACAACTCCCGATAAAAAGAATTGTCGTTATGATCCAAAAGGAAGTAGCAGAGCGAATTGCAGCCCGTCCGGGCTCTAAAGAATATGGTTCATTGTCAATCGCTGCACAATATTATGCACAGGCGGAAACTGTGTTTACTGTACCCAAAACGGTATTTGTACCGCAACCAAATGTTGACTCAGCGGTGTTAAGGCTAACAATACGTGATAATCCGCCTGTTGACGTATTAGATGAACCATTCTTTTTCGAAATCATAAGAGCAAGCTTTGCTCAACGACGAAAAACGATCTTTAATAACCTTACGCATCATTTTGGTAAAGACCATAAAGAAAAGATGGAGTTTGCATTGAAAGCTGCGGATGTTGATCCTAAACGACGGGGAGAAACGCTCTCCATTGAAGAGTATGCAAAACTAAGTAACGAAATAATTGAAATCCTTAAAGGTTAA
- the metG gene encoding methionine--tRNA ligase, whose protein sequence is MSTNKTFYLTTPIYYPSDKLHIGHAYTTVAGDAMARYKRLRGYDVMYLTGTDEHGQKIERKAEEKGVTPQQFVDDIVSGIQDLWKKLDISYDDFIRTTEDRHKEVVAKIFEQLLAQGDIYLDEYEGWYSIPDETFYTEHQLVDPIIEDGKVIGGKSPDSGHPVEKVREQSYFFRMSKYADRLLKFYEDNPQFIQPESRKNEMINNFIKPGLEDLAVSRTSFEWGVKIPSNPKHVVYVWIDALSNYITALGYGSSNEDKYKKYWPADVHLVGKEIVRFHTIYWPIMLMALDLPLPKKVFGHGWLLMKDGKMSKSKGNVVDPVPLIERFGLDALRYYLLREVPFGSDGVFTPESFVERVNYDLANDLGNLLNRTVAMINKYFDGQLPAYVKDGTPFDASLVELVDATVEKVENAMEDMEFSVALTAIWQLVSRTNKYIDETQPWVLAKNEDEKEKLGAVMYHLAESLRYISILIQPFMTETPKKIWQQLGLIEEVTAWESLQTFGQIQEGTTVAKGEPIFPRLDVEEEVKYIVEKMGGTLVNEQPQIQNEKVEVEEQSEEISIEDFMKVDLRVAEVIKAEPVKKADKLLKIQLDLGYEQRQVVSGIAKYYSPEELVGRKVICVTNLKPIKLRGEMSRGMILAASEGDQLTLANVDQSMPNGAKVK, encoded by the coding sequence ATGAGTACAAACAAGACGTTTTATCTTACAACGCCAATCTACTATCCGAGTGACAAACTACATATTGGCCATGCATACACGACAGTAGCAGGTGACGCGATGGCCCGTTATAAGCGTTTACGTGGTTATGATGTTATGTATTTAACAGGGACAGATGAACATGGGCAAAAAATTGAGCGAAAAGCAGAAGAAAAAGGCGTCACTCCTCAACAGTTTGTTGATGATATTGTAAGTGGAATTCAAGATCTATGGAAGAAGTTAGATATTTCTTATGATGACTTTATTCGTACAACTGAAGACAGACATAAAGAGGTTGTTGCAAAAATATTCGAACAACTACTTGCTCAAGGTGATATTTATTTAGATGAATATGAAGGTTGGTACTCAATTCCAGATGAAACCTTTTATACAGAGCACCAGTTAGTTGATCCTATCATTGAAGATGGAAAAGTAATTGGTGGAAAAAGCCCTGATAGCGGACATCCTGTAGAGAAAGTTCGTGAACAATCTTACTTTTTCCGAATGAGTAAGTATGCTGATCGATTGTTGAAGTTTTATGAAGACAATCCTCAATTTATTCAACCTGAATCGCGTAAAAATGAAATGATTAACAATTTTATTAAGCCAGGTTTAGAAGATTTAGCGGTATCACGTACATCATTTGAATGGGGAGTAAAAATTCCAAGCAACCCGAAACATGTCGTTTATGTTTGGATTGATGCACTTTCTAATTACATTACAGCTCTGGGTTATGGCAGTAGTAACGAAGACAAATATAAGAAGTATTGGCCAGCTGATGTCCACCTTGTAGGAAAGGAGATCGTTCGTTTCCATACCATTTATTGGCCGATCATGTTAATGGCACTTGATCTACCTCTTCCGAAGAAAGTATTTGGTCATGGCTGGTTACTCATGAAAGATGGAAAGATGTCAAAATCTAAGGGAAATGTCGTAGATCCTGTACCGCTAATTGAACGCTTTGGTTTAGATGCATTAAGATACTATTTATTGCGTGAAGTACCGTTTGGTTCAGATGGTGTGTTTACACCTGAGAGCTTCGTAGAACGAGTAAACTATGATTTAGCCAATGACCTAGGTAATTTACTCAATCGTACCGTTGCGATGATTAATAAATATTTTGATGGTCAACTTCCAGCGTATGTAAAAGACGGAACGCCTTTTGATGCTAGTTTGGTTGAGCTAGTAGATGCTACTGTTGAAAAAGTTGAGAATGCAATGGAAGATATGGAATTTTCCGTCGCGTTAACTGCGATATGGCAACTTGTTAGCCGTACAAACAAGTACATTGATGAGACACAACCTTGGGTATTAGCGAAGAATGAGGATGAAAAAGAAAAGCTAGGAGCTGTCATGTATCACTTGGCAGAATCTTTACGTTATATTTCTATCCTTATTCAACCTTTTATGACGGAAACACCTAAAAAGATTTGGCAACAACTAGGACTAATTGAAGAAGTAACGGCGTGGGAGTCTCTTCAAACATTTGGTCAAATTCAAGAAGGAACAACAGTAGCCAAAGGAGAGCCAATCTTCCCGCGCCTCGATGTAGAAGAAGAAGTAAAGTATATTGTAGAAAAAATGGGCGGAACGCTAGTGAACGAACAGCCACAAATTCAAAATGAAAAAGTAGAAGTGGAAGAGCAATCTGAAGAGATTAGCATTGAGGACTTTATGAAAGTGGATTTACGAGTTGCTGAAGTAATTAAAGCTGAACCCGTCAAAAAAGCAGATAAATTATTAAAAATTCAGCTAGATCTTGGCTATGAACAACGACAAGTGGTTTCTGGTATAGCAAAATATTATTCGCCAGAAGAATTAGTCGGTCGAAAAGTAATTTGTGTAACCAACTTAAAGCCAATTAAACTTCGTGGAGAAATGTCTAGAGGTATGATACTCGCAGCTTCTGAAGGAGATCAACTTACACTTGCTAATGTGGATCAATCGATGCCAAATGGAGCTAAGGTAAAATAA
- a CDS encoding ATP-binding protein, whose amino-acid sequence MQVVGITTQHEVYVVSKEHKFRINEILLIEDETLGNPKGEVVETFSYNRFIPMGFDKGIVDAQVIKTLEQLGYDIGADEINLSKVRLFEEAIQPIQTGAIVRAPEFAEVQHYLVKVSPEEGLVLGEIRSTDHLLKTLPSNLNNLMDIQEYETMRQQNGVPFIFDIKSMQQYPHIGVFGGSGSGKSFGLRVMLEEIMKQSIPTIVFDPHFEMSFNHVSNEVEENQYKNRFLSVQIGRDVGVDFSSLTTRDIERLLGAAGSLTESMVNVIQSVHKRKDSHQSFSDRIANLVEALELGKQKVDAFIYDGNGLTREQLEQYDTYQKLLNQFGSLPLSSVKAIQWRLNRLYQAGLFQHNIRAIEQGLSNGKLVVIQGSVWLLQVFSSYVIGSLYMKRRTYKDAKLQNEQGTFFPPFIIVTDEAHNFAPKGYDAPAKGVLKEIAQEGRKYGVFLIFATQRPTLLDETITAQLNSKFVFRTVRGTDIQTIKEETDLTQEEGKRLPYLRSGDVFVSSAIFGRTIAVRIRLSDTTSPHVLNPFDELKMVNEQSDEELYKAIDSLLPLSETALMRHNDEINQVLNQNWDVVQLKKELEKLVEKSKLKKVKNPFATIYDRP is encoded by the coding sequence ATGCAAGTAGTGGGTATTACGACTCAACACGAAGTTTATGTTGTCTCAAAGGAACATAAATTTAGAATAAATGAAATTTTACTCATAGAAGATGAAACTCTAGGAAATCCAAAAGGTGAAGTCGTAGAAACGTTTTCGTATAACCGTTTTATTCCAATGGGCTTTGATAAAGGGATCGTTGATGCACAAGTCATTAAGACATTAGAACAGCTTGGTTACGATATCGGTGCAGATGAAATTAACCTGTCCAAAGTTAGATTATTTGAAGAAGCAATTCAACCGATTCAAACGGGAGCCATTGTTCGAGCTCCTGAATTCGCTGAAGTCCAACATTATTTAGTCAAAGTATCACCAGAAGAAGGTTTGGTTTTAGGGGAAATTCGGAGTACAGATCATTTGTTGAAAACTTTACCTTCTAATTTGAACAATTTAATGGATATACAAGAATATGAAACGATGCGACAACAAAATGGAGTCCCATTTATATTTGATATTAAATCGATGCAACAATACCCTCACATTGGAGTTTTTGGTGGCTCTGGGTCAGGAAAATCATTTGGTTTACGTGTGATGTTAGAAGAAATTATGAAACAATCTATACCAACGATTGTTTTTGATCCTCATTTTGAAATGAGTTTTAACCATGTATCGAACGAAGTAGAGGAAAATCAATACAAAAATAGGTTTCTGTCTGTACAAATTGGGAGAGATGTCGGTGTAGATTTTAGTTCCTTAACTACTAGAGATATTGAACGGTTGCTAGGAGCAGCTGGTTCGTTAACGGAATCAATGGTGAATGTCATTCAAAGTGTACATAAACGAAAAGATAGTCATCAATCGTTTAGCGATCGAATAGCTAACTTAGTCGAGGCACTTGAGTTAGGAAAGCAAAAAGTTGATGCATTTATTTATGATGGAAATGGACTCACGCGCGAGCAATTAGAACAATATGATACATATCAGAAGCTTTTAAACCAGTTTGGTAGCTTACCATTATCGTCGGTCAAGGCAATCCAGTGGCGGTTAAACCGTCTTTATCAAGCAGGACTCTTTCAACATAATATTCGAGCGATTGAACAAGGGTTAAGTAACGGGAAATTGGTTGTCATTCAAGGGTCTGTATGGCTTCTACAAGTGTTTTCAAGTTATGTGATCGGTTCGCTTTATATGAAACGTAGAACTTATAAGGATGCAAAACTGCAAAATGAACAAGGAACGTTTTTTCCACCTTTTATTATAGTAACAGATGAGGCTCATAATTTTGCTCCTAAAGGGTATGATGCTCCAGCAAAAGGTGTCCTAAAAGAAATTGCTCAAGAAGGTCGGAAATATGGAGTATTTCTTATTTTTGCAACCCAACGACCGACACTGTTAGATGAAACGATTACTGCACAATTAAACTCAAAGTTTGTCTTCCGCACCGTTCGCGGTACAGACATTCAAACGATTAAAGAAGAAACCGATTTAACTCAAGAGGAAGGAAAACGATTGCCTTATTTACGGTCGGGAGATGTATTTGTTTCTTCTGCTATATTCGGCAGGACGATTGCAGTCCGAATTCGTCTTTCGGATACGACGAGCCCACATGTATTGAACCCTTTTGATGAGTTAAAAATGGTGAATGAACAAAGTGATGAAGAGTTGTACAAAGCAATAGATTCTCTCCTTCCATTATCGGAAACCGCATTAATGCGACATAACGATGAAATCAATCAAGTCCTCAACCAAAACTGGGACGTTGTTCAATTGAAAAAAGAGTTAGAAAAATTAGTAGAAAAAAGCAAGTTAAAGAAAGTAAAAAATCCATTTGCAACAATCTATGATCGCCCTTGA
- the yabG gene encoding sporulation peptidase YabG translates to MKLKVGQIVGRKSYQCDILFRISAINDKVAELYGEDVRLVADAPLDDLVIISEDEHKQRRKIEKEKEDSCYYLFRQDSRVIKRQGDYEATSGYSTEPSYFEIRGRVLHIDGDSMYLRKCMELYEKLGVPVYGVHVVEKEMPLQINSLLEMVQPDILVITGHDAYLKSGGNQKDIKGYRHSKYFAETVRIARKRTPNLDDLVIFAGACQSHFETLIKAGANYASSPERINIHALDPVYIVAKISLTPFMDQVNVWDVLKNTITGERGLGGIETKGFMRRGMPISDYDEGN, encoded by the coding sequence ATGAAGTTGAAAGTCGGACAGATTGTAGGTCGAAAATCATATCAATGTGATATATTATTTCGAATTTCAGCTATAAATGATAAAGTTGCCGAGTTGTATGGTGAAGATGTACGACTAGTTGCAGACGCACCATTAGATGACTTAGTAATTATTTCAGAAGACGAACATAAACAACGACGAAAAATTGAGAAAGAAAAAGAAGATAGTTGTTATTACCTGTTTCGGCAAGATAGTCGAGTCATAAAAAGACAAGGAGATTATGAAGCGACTTCAGGATACAGTACCGAACCTTCTTACTTTGAAATTCGAGGTCGAGTCCTCCATATTGACGGGGACTCGATGTATTTAAGAAAATGTATGGAACTATACGAAAAGCTCGGTGTCCCTGTTTACGGGGTACACGTTGTAGAAAAAGAAATGCCTCTTCAAATTAATTCTCTCTTGGAAATGGTACAACCTGATATTTTAGTTATAACAGGCCATGATGCTTACTTAAAGTCGGGAGGGAATCAAAAAGATATAAAAGGATATAGGCATTCAAAATATTTTGCAGAGACTGTGAGAATTGCACGTAAAAGAACCCCCAACCTGGATGATCTCGTTATTTTTGCAGGAGCGTGTCAATCTCACTTTGAAACTTTAATTAAAGCAGGAGCTAACTATGCAAGCTCTCCTGAACGTATAAATATCCATGCGTTAGACCCAGTATACATCGTTGCCAAAATCAGCCTTACCCCTTTTATGGACCAAGTAAACGTTTGGGACGTATTAAAGAATACAATTACTGGAGAGCGTGGTCTTGGTGGAATAGAAACAAAAGGATTTATGAGAAGGGGTATGCCTATTTCTGATTATGATGAAGGAAATTGA
- the rnmV gene encoding ribonuclease M5 — MKIKEVIVVEGRDDTVAIQRAVNADTIETNGSAIGEEVIRRIELAQARRGVIILTDPDYPGERIRHIVSQRVPGCKHAFLPKKEAISKNGDDLGVENATPEAIRLALANVKQEFKNPKEEITWQDLVDGGLIGGSQSRNRREQIGSILKIGYANGKQLHKRLHMFQITKEELSQALQQVLEEESK; from the coding sequence ATGAAAATTAAAGAAGTGATTGTCGTTGAAGGTAGAGATGATACCGTTGCCATTCAACGAGCTGTCAATGCAGATACGATTGAAACGAATGGATCGGCCATTGGAGAAGAAGTTATACGCCGGATTGAATTAGCTCAAGCCCGAAGAGGAGTGATTATCCTAACTGATCCTGATTATCCTGGAGAACGAATTAGACACATCGTGAGTCAACGTGTCCCAGGTTGTAAACACGCGTTCTTACCAAAAAAAGAAGCTATCTCAAAAAATGGAGATGATTTAGGTGTAGAAAATGCTACACCAGAAGCGATCCGATTAGCTTTAGCAAATGTGAAACAAGAGTTTAAAAACCCAAAAGAAGAGATTACTTGGCAAGACCTCGTCGATGGTGGTTTAATTGGTGGCAGTCAATCAAGAAATCGCAGAGAACAGATTGGTTCCATACTAAAAATCGGCTATGCGAATGGGAAACAATTACATAAACGACTTCACATGTTTCAAATTACAAAAGAAGAATTATCACAAGCGTTACAACAGGTGCTTGAGGAGGAAAGTAAATGA
- a CDS encoding DNA double-strand break repair nuclease NurA, protein MLEVSRQLIEKMTKIDKELQLKYGNKQKVNSTIRQSLFDKNGCFRQMELRNFRILSNWIGGLQIAAVDGSVNQTKGEPPHVIYFFQALARTLKGYEKWEFDLYTPLLEVLEEEELETQKRIRSKRMAELELLAAKAMMEDCSLKLILMDGSLTHYAIDAPLLWQEVKQLALHKETLLIGVTEEVGTSFLYQELDLEFKEAQGQQNVYDRDLLFGVLKQGEMLFMEKAQNKPHVHTAWLRPSSDPAVIGVDILIEQKEEMEPICDFLYSTTPKEGRGIPLFLDMVDRDVRISDKLVEALVEQYIQPELKQRLFSPKRMDRLY, encoded by the coding sequence TTGCTAGAAGTTTCAAGACAATTAATAGAAAAAATGACAAAAATCGATAAAGAATTACAACTGAAATATGGAAATAAACAAAAGGTTAATTCGACAATTCGACAAAGTTTATTCGACAAAAATGGATGCTTTCGACAAATGGAATTGCGCAATTTTAGAATTTTGTCAAATTGGATTGGTGGTTTACAAATAGCAGCAGTCGATGGCTCGGTAAATCAAACCAAAGGGGAACCACCTCATGTCATATACTTCTTTCAAGCATTAGCACGAACGTTAAAAGGATATGAAAAATGGGAATTTGATCTCTATACGCCATTACTAGAAGTTTTAGAAGAAGAAGAGTTAGAAACCCAAAAGCGAATACGCTCCAAACGGATGGCCGAACTAGAGTTACTAGCCGCTAAAGCTATGATGGAAGACTGTTCATTAAAGCTTATTTTAATGGACGGATCGCTAACGCATTATGCCATTGATGCTCCTCTGCTTTGGCAAGAAGTGAAACAATTAGCTCTTCATAAAGAAACATTATTAATTGGAGTAACTGAAGAAGTTGGAACAAGTTTTCTATATCAAGAGTTAGACTTAGAGTTTAAAGAAGCCCAAGGTCAACAGAATGTGTATGACCGTGATTTACTCTTTGGTGTCCTAAAACAAGGTGAAATGCTCTTTATGGAAAAAGCGCAAAATAAGCCTCATGTTCACACAGCATGGCTTAGACCATCATCTGACCCAGCGGTTATTGGCGTAGATATATTAATTGAACAAAAAGAAGAAATGGAACCAATATGTGATTTTCTTTATTCAACTACACCGAAAGAAGGAAGGGGAATTCCACTATTTCTGGATATGGTTGATCGCGACGTACGAATTTCAGATAAATTAGTTGAAGCGTTAGTCGAACAATACATTCAACCAGAATTAAAACAACGGCTATTTTCGCCAAAACGTATGGATAGGTTGTATTAA